Proteins encoded in a region of the Gallalistipes aquisgranensis genome:
- a CDS encoding glycoside hydrolase family 88/105 protein has translation MKQPIKKTRHSSGTILRTLVLPLACLVCACTSSRIDPIGYARLAADRIVRDAVFEVERMPQKGYGCPAVADCVTYGDTTRIGVNPPVGAAPSSARGTIVAGADSLYLVGFTSTRDAVVRINGRVVFKDTAPGPAFPHEIAYGIYEFPYTASVPLKKGTNTLEIVTAGKASVGILDREGFPAAGTECSIAEYTDPQGTVHTPSPLTEYRIPIAEGAPFRKHPYTEWHYANGTTMFGMLALADVTGDSTYYDLAERFCRFTLENTPLYARQYYGQNSLRTQNFRMFRLSMLDDSSAPALPLLEERLRGVLQPGECDTLLERVCRFVMEEQPRLPDGTFVRPEPKWTIWADDLFMSAPFLLRWARLTGDDTYREEAVRQVFAYDRYLYDSVTGLYHHGWNASLGEPRGVHWGRANGWVAWAVSETLSALPEEHPAFGKIRELHRRHLAKVCEYQTENGLWHQILDDTTSYTETSASAIFVMAMARGIRRGWLDESFRDNALRGWSGVESRIDPTTGVVSGICQSTAIGPDPQFYKERKTPPSDPRGMGAVLTAATEVERMLRGDDK, from the coding sequence ATGAAACAACCCATTAAAAAAACAAGACACTCATCGGGCACAATCCTCCGCACACTCGTGCTTCCGCTGGCGTGTCTGGTATGCGCCTGCACCTCCTCCCGGATCGACCCCATCGGATACGCCCGGCTGGCTGCGGACAGAATCGTACGGGACGCCGTGTTCGAAGTGGAACGCATGCCGCAGAAAGGTTACGGATGTCCGGCCGTTGCAGACTGCGTAACATACGGAGATACAACGAGAATCGGAGTGAATCCCCCTGTCGGGGCGGCTCCTTCCTCAGCCCGGGGGACGATCGTCGCCGGAGCCGACAGCCTCTACCTCGTCGGCTTCACCTCCACCCGTGACGCCGTGGTGCGGATCAACGGCCGTGTCGTGTTCAAAGACACGGCGCCCGGCCCCGCCTTTCCGCACGAAATCGCCTATGGCATCTACGAATTTCCGTACACGGCCTCCGTGCCGCTGAAAAAAGGAACGAACACGCTGGAGATCGTGACGGCCGGCAAAGCCTCCGTCGGCATCCTGGACCGGGAGGGATTCCCGGCCGCCGGCACGGAGTGTTCGATCGCGGAATACACCGATCCGCAGGGCACCGTGCACACCCCGTCACCGCTGACCGAATACCGCATCCCGATCGCCGAAGGGGCCCCGTTCCGCAAACACCCCTACACCGAATGGCACTATGCCAACGGCACCACGATGTTCGGCATGCTGGCGCTGGCCGACGTCACGGGCGATTCGACCTATTACGACCTGGCGGAACGCTTCTGCCGCTTCACGCTGGAGAACACGCCGCTCTACGCCCGCCAGTATTACGGACAGAACTCGCTGCGTACCCAGAATTTCCGGATGTTCCGTCTCTCGATGCTCGACGATTCGAGTGCGCCGGCCCTGCCCCTGCTCGAGGAGCGCCTGCGCGGCGTCCTGCAGCCCGGCGAGTGCGACACGCTGCTGGAGCGCGTCTGCCGCTTCGTCATGGAAGAGCAGCCCCGCCTGCCCGACGGGACCTTCGTGCGGCCCGAACCCAAGTGGACGATCTGGGCGGACGACCTTTTCATGAGCGCCCCCTTCCTCCTGCGCTGGGCCCGGCTCACGGGCGACGACACCTATCGGGAAGAGGCCGTCCGGCAGGTATTCGCCTACGACCGCTACCTCTACGATTCGGTGACCGGGCTCTATCACCACGGCTGGAACGCCTCTCTCGGCGAACCGCGCGGCGTGCATTGGGGCCGGGCCAACGGCTGGGTGGCATGGGCCGTTTCGGAGACCCTTTCGGCCCTGCCGGAAGAACATCCCGCCTTCGGCAAAATCCGGGAACTCCACCGCCGCCATCTGGCCAAGGTGTGCGAATACCAGACCGAGAACGGCCTGTGGCATCAGATACTCGACGACACGACCTCCTACACGGAGACTTCGGCCAGCGCCATTTTCGTGATGGCGATGGCGCGGGGCATCCGGCGGGGTTGGCTCGACGAGTCGTTCCGCGACAACGCCCTGCGGGGCTGGAGCGGTGTGGAAAGCCGCATCGACCCGACGACGGGCGTCGTGTCGGGCATCTGCCAAAGCACGGCCATCGGACCCGACCCGCAGTTCTACAAAGAGCGCAAAACGCCGCCCAGCGACCCGCGCGGCATGGGAGCCGTGCTGACGGCCGCCACCGAAGTGGAACGGATGCTCCGCGGCGACGACAAATAG
- a CDS encoding GlsB/YeaQ/YmgE family stress response membrane protein, with protein sequence MYFLWYILIGLVAGYVAGVLVKGSGSGLLVNIVVGIVGGVLGGWILSLFGVLAVGTIGSLFTAVIGSIVLLWIVALLSPRKRR encoded by the coding sequence ATGTATTTCCTCTGGTATATTCTGATCGGACTGGTGGCCGGCTACGTGGCCGGCGTGCTGGTCAAAGGCAGCGGCTCCGGCCTGCTGGTCAACATCGTCGTCGGCATCGTGGGCGGCGTGCTCGGCGGCTGGATTCTGAGCCTGTTCGGCGTGCTGGCCGTAGGCACGATCGGCAGCCTCTTCACGGCGGTGATCGGGTCGATCGTCCTGCTGTGGATCGTCGCCCTGCTCTCGCCGCGCAAACGCAGATAA
- a CDS encoding carbon starvation CstA family protein, with product MITFLICIALLVASYFTYGKYLERTFGADKNRAVPSKTHFDGVDYVPMPKWKTFLIQLLNIAGLGPIFGAVLGAAYGPVAFIWITLGGIFFGAAHDYLSGMISVENKGLSYPEIVGKFLGNNFKQGLRVFTVILMVLVGAVFLVGPAGILDGLTPGISKTAWVWIILAYYVVATLLPIDKIIGKIYPLFGAALLIMAAGLFFVICFGDYTVPELTGGTLVNMQPDTAAFPIFPTLFITIACGALSGFHATQSPLMARCITNEMQGRGVFFGAMIAESVIAMIWAAIAMAFFGGVDLLNKELAAHGSDAAWAVDVISKTTLGRVGGILALLGVVAAPISTGDTAFRSARLIVADFLGMEQRSFLKRLYICIPLFIVGFVITQLEFGVVWRYFAWANQTLAVATLWAITVYLFRRRKNIYISLVPAVFMTFICSGYLFTSPQMIGLPRPLGMTLAAVTALVTLVYFIVLFRKNERIGA from the coding sequence ATGATCACATTTCTGATTTGCATCGCGCTGCTGGTCGCCTCGTACTTCACGTACGGGAAGTATCTGGAGCGTACGTTCGGTGCCGACAAGAACCGGGCGGTACCTTCGAAAACCCACTTCGACGGGGTGGACTACGTGCCCATGCCCAAGTGGAAAACGTTCCTCATCCAGCTGCTCAACATCGCGGGTCTGGGTCCCATCTTCGGCGCCGTGCTGGGCGCCGCCTACGGTCCCGTGGCCTTCATCTGGATCACGCTGGGAGGCATCTTCTTCGGGGCGGCCCACGACTACCTGTCGGGCATGATCTCCGTGGAGAACAAGGGGCTGAGCTACCCCGAAATCGTCGGCAAATTCCTCGGCAACAACTTCAAGCAGGGCCTGCGCGTCTTCACCGTCATCCTGATGGTGCTCGTGGGAGCCGTCTTCCTGGTCGGGCCGGCGGGCATCCTGGACGGGCTGACCCCCGGCATCTCGAAAACCGCATGGGTGTGGATCATCCTCGCCTACTACGTCGTCGCCACGCTGCTGCCCATCGACAAGATCATCGGCAAAATCTACCCGCTGTTCGGAGCGGCGCTGCTCATCATGGCCGCGGGCCTCTTCTTCGTCATCTGCTTCGGCGACTACACCGTACCCGAACTGACGGGCGGCACACTGGTCAACATGCAGCCGGACACCGCCGCCTTCCCCATCTTCCCCACCCTCTTCATCACGATCGCCTGCGGGGCCCTGTCGGGCTTCCACGCCACGCAGTCACCGCTGATGGCCCGCTGCATCACCAACGAGATGCAGGGCCGCGGAGTCTTCTTCGGCGCCATGATCGCCGAGAGCGTCATCGCCATGATCTGGGCCGCCATCGCCATGGCCTTTTTCGGGGGAGTGGACCTTCTCAACAAGGAACTGGCCGCCCACGGCAGCGACGCCGCGTGGGCCGTGGACGTCATCTCGAAGACCACGCTGGGCCGGGTCGGCGGCATCCTGGCCCTGTTAGGCGTCGTGGCCGCCCCGATCTCCACGGGCGACACAGCCTTCCGCAGCGCACGGCTGATCGTGGCCGACTTCCTCGGCATGGAACAGCGTTCGTTCCTCAAGCGGCTCTATATCTGCATTCCGCTCTTCATCGTGGGATTCGTCATCACACAGCTGGAGTTCGGCGTGGTATGGCGCTACTTCGCATGGGCGAACCAGACGCTGGCCGTCGCCACGCTGTGGGCCATCACGGTCTACCTGTTCCGCCGCAGGAAAAACATCTACATCAGTCTCGTCCCGGCCGTATTCATGACCTTCATCTGTTCGGGCTACCTCTTCACGTCGCCCCAGATGATCGGCCTGCCGCGCCCCTTGGGCATGACGCTGGCCGCCGTCACGGCACTGGTTACCCTCGTCTATTTTATCGTACTGTTCAGAAAGAATGAAAGAATTGGAGCTTAA
- a CDS encoding TolB family protein — protein MTRKLFRATAATAVCLLAVACTEARKAAPERIVYTDSLTGNEVWQITSDDSMSNMSYFEAQSFTADDKYAVFKSRRGDGRWKLFRSSMADGTVSPLSDRTAAGSYTVHPNGREVCFLDSGIVWAVDVETLAERPLLDTRGTIEGDDVRFSSSFTADGHYTLLSSNTEGIGTEIYRAYLPEGRIEKIYTVPTRCSHPLLNPVDPNIVTFVPYPDRQNDFSLSLQERARTWIIRLTEEGDGSLKADARPFLMMPEGFRATHETWSADGERFYFFRKQVRRDLKYFKPVSVCSVDKNGEDLKVYYSNDTVKLGHGLASRDQKWFIADSQDPRTNPLFLINLETGEARIICWPNSSQTTSSQYFHVHPSISASGRYVAFTSDRNTGTPQAFVIPIGKLTGQE, from the coding sequence ATGACACGAAAACTTTTCCGCGCGACAGCCGCAACAGCCGTTTGCCTGCTGGCCGTCGCCTGCACGGAGGCCCGGAAAGCGGCTCCGGAACGGATCGTCTACACCGACTCGCTGACCGGCAACGAAGTCTGGCAGATCACCTCGGACGACTCGATGAGCAACATGAGTTACTTCGAGGCCCAGAGTTTCACGGCCGACGACAAATACGCGGTGTTCAAGAGCCGCCGGGGCGACGGCCGATGGAAGCTCTTCCGCTCGTCGATGGCCGACGGCACGGTCTCCCCCCTGAGCGACCGCACGGCCGCCGGTTCGTACACCGTCCACCCCAACGGCCGCGAAGTCTGCTTCCTGGACAGCGGCATCGTCTGGGCCGTCGACGTGGAGACGCTGGCCGAACGTCCCCTGCTCGACACCCGCGGGACGATCGAGGGCGACGACGTCCGTTTCTCCTCCTCGTTCACGGCGGACGGCCATTACACCCTGCTCTCCTCCAACACCGAGGGCATCGGGACCGAAATCTACCGTGCCTATCTGCCCGAAGGACGCATCGAGAAGATATACACTGTGCCCACCCGCTGTTCGCACCCGCTGCTGAACCCGGTCGATCCGAACATCGTCACCTTCGTTCCCTACCCCGACCGGCAGAACGACTTCTCGCTCAGCCTCCAGGAGCGGGCCCGCACCTGGATCATCCGCCTCACGGAAGAGGGGGACGGCTCGCTGAAGGCCGACGCACGTCCGTTCCTGATGATGCCCGAGGGCTTCCGCGCCACCCACGAAACGTGGTCGGCCGACGGGGAGCGCTTCTATTTCTTCCGCAAACAGGTGCGCAGGGACCTGAAATACTTCAAGCCCGTCTCCGTCTGCTCGGTGGACAAAAACGGGGAAGACCTGAAGGTCTACTACTCGAACGATACGGTCAAACTGGGCCACGGACTGGCCTCGCGCGACCAGAAGTGGTTCATCGCCGACTCGCAGGACCCGCGGACCAACCCCCTCTTCCTGATCAATCTGGAGACGGGCGAGGCGCGGATCATCTGCTGGCCCAATTCGAGCCAGACCACCTCGTCGCAGTATTTCCACGTACATCCCTCGATCAGCGCCTCGGGCCGTTACGTGGCCTTCACCTCCGACCGGAACACCGGAACGCCGCAGGCATTCGTGATTCCCATCGGGAAACTGACCGGGCAAGAATGA
- a CDS encoding sugar phosphate isomerase/epimerase family protein, with protein sequence MNGSFDSQKFAAAQPAGERFNPHITCAFLYSITRYGYPPAAEGMVRYVNEMADLGFRSIELEGIGADHLARVYADRGAIRAAIEARGLSLPVFCTVLPGLGSADAAVRRRSLETFEMGCETAAALGAGAVLDNGPLVPYAFPPDMPIHRHYSQEVLRNVGLPASLVWGEYWKALAEVLRAACDIAAGYGLRYYLHPCTGSLTETTDGFLRLRDAVGRENLRFNFDTANQFFVRENLSLGLLKLGGELDYIHISDNHGQRVEHLAAGDGAIDWDMFFSALKRIGFSGQLSIDVGGDESGIENIDEAYLKTARWIERKNEEYGIF encoded by the coding sequence ATGAACGGTTCGTTCGATTCGCAGAAGTTCGCCGCCGCACAGCCGGCCGGGGAGCGTTTCAATCCCCACATTACCTGTGCGTTTCTCTATTCGATCACCCGCTACGGCTATCCGCCCGCCGCGGAGGGAATGGTGCGTTATGTGAACGAGATGGCCGACCTGGGTTTCCGGTCCATCGAGCTGGAGGGGATCGGGGCCGACCACCTGGCCCGGGTGTATGCCGACCGCGGGGCGATCCGCGCGGCGATCGAGGCCCGGGGGCTTTCGTTGCCCGTGTTCTGCACGGTGCTGCCCGGTCTGGGGTCGGCGGACGCGGCCGTGCGGCGCAGGAGTCTCGAGACGTTCGAAATGGGGTGCGAGACGGCCGCGGCGCTCGGTGCCGGGGCTGTGCTCGATAACGGTCCCCTGGTGCCCTATGCCTTTCCGCCCGACATGCCGATACACCGCCACTATTCGCAGGAGGTGCTCCGCAACGTGGGGCTGCCCGCTTCGCTGGTGTGGGGTGAGTACTGGAAAGCGCTGGCGGAGGTGCTCCGGGCGGCCTGCGACATCGCTGCCGGATACGGGCTCCGCTACTACCTGCATCCCTGTACGGGGTCGCTGACCGAGACGACGGACGGGTTCCTCCGCCTGCGGGATGCCGTGGGACGCGAGAACCTGCGGTTCAATTTCGACACCGCCAACCAGTTCTTCGTGCGGGAAAACCTCTCGCTGGGCCTGCTCAAACTGGGCGGTGAACTGGACTATATCCATATATCGGACAACCACGGTCAGCGGGTGGAGCATCTGGCTGCCGGGGACGGTGCGATCGACTGGGACATGTTCTTCTCGGCGCTGAAACGGATCGGCTTTTCGGGGCAGCTCTCCATCGACGTGGGGGGCGACGAGAGCGGAATCGAAAATATCGACGAGGCCTATCTGAAAACGGCCCGCTGGATCGAACGGAAAAACGAGGAGTATGGGATTTTTTAA
- a CDS encoding tetratricopeptide repeat protein produces the protein MKELELKPTPQDCYRIDYPAGERGFTFEKAWLRSQEQEAAGEIEAACNTRYEAFQRLADLIPEEGETELEWEDEHNQNAMFILNSSAIDHFLIGDFEMCAAMLEMLLELDPEDHLEATKLLAYSYVALGEYELFDEVVNDISDKYADKEVLKLWAEFRRNGRLPEGELFHFRRNFAVYYREFVSDAHPVSEEYLKDVESPRPSREALARELWLQTEHLWTLFPGFIEALKA, from the coding sequence ATGAAAGAATTGGAGCTTAAGCCCACCCCGCAGGACTGTTACCGGATCGACTACCCTGCCGGAGAGAGAGGATTCACGTTCGAAAAGGCCTGGCTGCGCTCGCAGGAGCAGGAGGCCGCCGGAGAGATCGAAGCCGCCTGCAACACACGCTACGAAGCGTTCCAGCGGCTGGCCGACCTGATCCCCGAAGAGGGCGAAACCGAACTGGAGTGGGAGGACGAGCACAACCAGAACGCCATGTTCATCCTCAACAGTTCGGCGATCGACCACTTCCTGATCGGCGATTTCGAGATGTGCGCCGCCATGCTGGAGATGCTGCTCGAGCTCGATCCGGAAGACCACCTGGAGGCCACCAAACTGCTGGCCTACTCCTATGTGGCGCTGGGCGAATACGAACTGTTCGACGAGGTCGTCAACGACATCAGCGACAAATATGCCGACAAGGAGGTGCTCAAGCTCTGGGCCGAATTCCGCCGCAACGGACGGCTGCCCGAAGGAGAACTGTTCCACTTCCGCCGGAATTTCGCCGTTTACTACCGGGAGTTCGTTTCGGACGCACACCCCGTAAGCGAGGAGTACCTGAAGGACGTGGAGAGCCCGCGGCCTTCCCGCGAGGCACTGGCCCGCGAGCTGTGGCTCCAAACCGAGCACCTGTGGACGCTCTTTCCCGGCTTTATCGAGGCTCTGAAAGCATAG
- a CDS encoding substrate-binding domain-containing protein: MTKRYRIKDIAQMAGVSAGTVDRVIHNRGDVSPESRLKVEEILRKIDYQPSLSLSSIGVKKQYTLFAVLPQFTRGEYWEQIEAGVKRAVFEFSNARLKLRFFYYDQFDLFSCRRAFTEASAQKCDAVLIGATFHDEAMHFTSQLSNRGIPYVFVDTFVNNTEPIAFFGPHSHLSGYVEAKILLSMIEPGRDIAVFQACRIGNESSTQTIPRKYGFMSCIKERSPETKIVFAQYYNSDIPASWEMMDRFFDENRNVGGAVVLNSRAYIVGGYLRDRKIKDIRLVGCGAIEPNVALLKEGYISCLIAERPEYQGYMGVRTLLEYLLYNKRSEVANYTPIDIIIPENVDFYLNVQ; this comes from the coding sequence GTGACCAAACGATACCGGATTAAAGACATAGCCCAGATGGCTGGCGTCTCGGCCGGGACCGTGGACCGTGTCATCCACAACCGGGGCGACGTTTCGCCCGAAAGCCGGCTCAAGGTGGAGGAGATCCTGCGGAAAATCGACTACCAGCCCAGCCTCTCCCTCTCATCCATCGGAGTGAAGAAACAGTACACCCTGTTCGCCGTACTGCCCCAGTTCACCCGGGGCGAATACTGGGAGCAGATCGAGGCGGGCGTGAAACGGGCCGTCTTCGAATTTTCGAATGCCCGGCTGAAACTCCGTTTCTTCTACTACGACCAGTTCGACCTCTTCTCGTGCCGCAGAGCCTTCACGGAGGCATCGGCCCAGAAGTGCGACGCCGTACTGATCGGTGCCACGTTCCACGACGAGGCGATGCACTTCACCAGCCAGCTCTCCAACCGGGGAATACCCTATGTCTTCGTGGACACTTTCGTGAACAACACGGAGCCGATCGCCTTCTTCGGGCCCCACTCCCACCTGAGCGGCTATGTGGAGGCGAAAATCCTGCTCAGCATGATCGAACCGGGACGCGACATCGCCGTATTCCAGGCCTGCCGCATCGGCAACGAGAGTTCCACGCAGACCATTCCCCGCAAGTACGGCTTCATGTCCTGCATCAAGGAACGTTCGCCCGAAACGAAGATCGTCTTCGCCCAATACTACAACTCGGACATCCCCGCCAGCTGGGAGATGATGGACCGCTTCTTCGACGAGAACCGGAACGTGGGAGGCGCCGTCGTCCTCAACTCGCGGGCCTACATCGTGGGCGGGTACCTGCGCGACCGGAAGATCAAAGACATTCGCCTGGTAGGCTGCGGGGCCATCGAGCCGAACGTGGCGCTGCTCAAGGAGGGTTACATCTCCTGCCTGATCGCCGAACGGCCCGAATACCAGGGCTACATGGGCGTCCGGACCCTGCTCGAATACCTGCTCTACAACAAGCGGAGCGAGGTGGCCAACTACACGCCCATCGACATCATCATCCCGGAGAACGTGGATTTCTACCTCAACGTCCAGTAA
- a CDS encoding glycoside hydrolase family 28 protein: MGFFKRTAVCLLAGAAAVAGAYAADYDVRDFGARGDGISLDTKAIQAAVDRCTRGGGRVVLSGGDFLSGTIRLKDNVTLVVERGARLLGSTDVADYPHQRLDFRFYGDTWVYQSLIFAHNAKNIGIEGGGVIDGQGGSPAFAKTTTKKPDRYRDRPYLLWIAGCEDVRVRDVRLQNSAMWMQSYIRCDRLRIENITVFNHSNKNNDMIDIDGCRDVVIRGVIGDTDDDGITFKSTCDRVSENITVSDCILSSHCNALKFGTETTAGFRNVTIANCVIRESACKNTIYGFPEGTAGLALEVVDGGVMENVTISNVVIDGPRVPLFIRLGNRARKHYDGAPEPGVGSMRGVRISNLVARSSSPVSCSVTGVPGAYVEGITLSGCRFVCAGGGSAADAAAPVEEHETMYPESTMFGNLPSWGLYVRHAKNIGLRDVVFELKGGDARPTVVLDDVHGAVLDGLRAEGRAQGVEVAEKDCSGIEEK; this comes from the coding sequence ATGGGATTTTTTAAACGGACGGCCGTCTGCCTGCTGGCAGGTGCGGCGGCGGTCGCGGGAGCGTATGCCGCCGATTACGACGTGCGTGACTTTGGGGCCCGGGGCGACGGCATTTCGCTCGACACGAAGGCTATTCAGGCCGCCGTGGACCGCTGTACCCGCGGCGGGGGCCGGGTGGTGCTCTCCGGAGGGGATTTTCTCTCGGGGACGATCCGCCTGAAGGACAACGTGACGCTGGTGGTGGAACGGGGTGCGCGGTTGCTGGGTTCGACCGACGTGGCGGATTATCCGCACCAGCGGCTCGATTTCCGTTTTTACGGCGACACGTGGGTCTACCAGTCGCTGATATTCGCCCACAATGCGAAAAATATCGGCATCGAGGGCGGCGGGGTGATCGACGGCCAGGGAGGATCGCCCGCCTTTGCCAAGACCACGACCAAAAAACCGGACCGTTACCGCGACCGGCCCTACCTGCTGTGGATCGCGGGATGCGAGGATGTGCGGGTGCGCGACGTGCGGCTGCAGAATTCGGCCATGTGGATGCAGTCCTACATCCGCTGCGACCGGCTCCGGATCGAGAACATTACGGTCTTCAACCACTCGAACAAGAATAACGACATGATCGACATTGACGGATGCCGCGACGTGGTGATCCGCGGGGTGATCGGCGACACGGACGACGACGGGATCACCTTCAAGAGCACCTGCGACCGTGTCAGTGAGAACATCACGGTGTCGGACTGCATCCTGAGCAGCCATTGCAACGCGCTGAAGTTCGGCACGGAGACCACGGCCGGGTTCCGCAACGTGACGATCGCCAACTGCGTGATCCGCGAATCGGCCTGTAAGAATACGATCTACGGCTTTCCCGAGGGGACGGCCGGGCTGGCGCTGGAGGTGGTGGACGGCGGCGTGATGGAGAACGTGACCATCTCGAACGTGGTGATCGACGGTCCCCGCGTGCCGCTCTTCATCCGTCTGGGCAACCGGGCCCGCAAACATTACGACGGGGCGCCGGAACCGGGCGTGGGTTCGATGCGCGGTGTGCGTATCTCGAACCTGGTGGCCCGTTCGTCGAGCCCGGTGAGCTGCTCGGTGACGGGTGTCCCGGGCGCTTACGTCGAGGGGATCACCCTGTCCGGCTGCCGTTTCGTCTGCGCGGGCGGAGGCAGTGCGGCGGATGCGGCGGCTCCGGTCGAGGAGCACGAGACGATGTATCCCGAATCGACGATGTTCGGGAACCTGCCTTCGTGGGGACTTTACGTGCGCCACGCGAAGAATATCGGACTGCGCGACGTGGTTTTCGAACTGAAGGGCGGCGACGCCCGTCCCACGGTCGTTCTGGATGACGTGCACGGCGCGGTTTTGGACGGGTTGCGTGCCGAGGGCCGTGCGCAGGGCGTGGAGGTCGCGGAGAAAGATTGTTCCGGAATCGAAGAGAAATAG
- a CDS encoding Nramp family divalent metal transporter gives MGQFLKKTAAFWATIAPGIFLIGYNIGTGSITTMASAGAAYNMTMTWALLLSCIFTYVLIIAFSRYTMVTGQTALWGFRNNFGRPVTIFIMLSLLFGEVVSCMGVMGVVTQVLQEWSRPLTADGEGFSMFWMALFFCALLYYIFWQGKQSFFEKILSIFVFIMGAAFLLTMFMVIPHPVDIIEGLVPRIPDDSNAFMIVAGMVGTTMGGILYVVRSILVSEKGWKIEDMKLQKRDARVSVSLMFFLSFAVMACAAGTMFPLGLKVDNAIDMVKLMEPLAGRLAVSAFVAGIVAAGLSSLFPIIILAPWLFSDYMGIKRDLTRPWVRIIVLVCTLCGLVVPVFGGSPVGVMIFSQTLAIIATPLVVALMMILLNKRSEMGEYKATLRDNVMYWIVLIFSVVIAVVGIMGIFNM, from the coding sequence ATGGGCCAGTTTCTGAAGAAAACCGCAGCGTTCTGGGCGACGATCGCCCCCGGTATATTTCTGATCGGATATAATATCGGTACAGGAAGCATCACGACGATGGCTTCCGCGGGAGCCGCTTACAACATGACCATGACGTGGGCCCTGCTGCTCTCGTGTATCTTCACCTACGTGCTTATCATCGCTTTCAGCCGCTATACGATGGTGACGGGGCAGACCGCCCTGTGGGGGTTCCGGAACAATTTCGGACGGCCGGTCACCATTTTCATCATGCTTTCGCTGCTCTTCGGCGAGGTGGTCTCCTGCATGGGCGTGATGGGCGTGGTGACGCAGGTGCTTCAGGAGTGGTCGAGGCCGCTCACGGCGGACGGAGAGGGATTCAGCATGTTCTGGATGGCGCTCTTCTTCTGTGCGCTCCTCTACTATATCTTCTGGCAGGGAAAGCAGAGCTTCTTCGAGAAGATTCTCAGCATTTTCGTTTTCATCATGGGGGCGGCTTTCCTGCTGACGATGTTCATGGTGATCCCGCATCCCGTGGATATTATCGAGGGGCTCGTGCCCCGCATTCCGGACGATTCGAACGCCTTTATGATCGTGGCCGGCATGGTGGGCACCACGATGGGAGGGATTCTCTACGTGGTGCGTTCGATCCTGGTGAGCGAGAAGGGGTGGAAGATCGAGGACATGAAGCTCCAGAAGCGCGACGCCCGTGTCTCCGTTTCGCTGATGTTCTTCCTGAGTTTCGCCGTGATGGCCTGTGCGGCCGGGACGATGTTTCCGCTGGGGCTGAAAGTGGACAACGCCATCGACATGGTGAAACTGATGGAGCCGCTGGCCGGCCGTCTGGCCGTGTCGGCTTTCGTGGCGGGTATCGTGGCGGCGGGTCTTTCGTCGCTCTTCCCGATCATCATTCTGGCCCCGTGGCTCTTCTCGGATTACATGGGCATCAAGCGCGACCTCACCCGTCCCTGGGTGCGGATCATCGTGCTGGTCTGCACGCTGTGCGGATTGGTGGTGCCGGTGTTCGGCGGCAGTCCCGTGGGGGTGATGATCTTCTCGCAGACGCTGGCCATCATCGCCACGCCGCTGGTGGTGGCGCTGATGATGATTCTGCTCAACAAACGTTCGGAGATGGGCGAATACAAAGCCACGCTGCGCGACAATGTCATGTATTGGATCGTGCTGATCTTTTCGGTGGTGATCGCCGTGGTCGGCATTATGGGAATATTTAACATGTAG